TTGTAAGCGGACGGGGAACCGCCAGAATGGGGTATAAATACCGGTCCACAGAACCTTACAAAATCGATACGTTTAAACAAGTCAGCAGGGAAGAAATGACTTATCCGCAACCCTGGTACGTTCCCCAACGGGGTTATTTTCATTTCTTCACCAAATATTCCGGTATGCGGGAACTTTATTTTGAATCCAGCAGTGACGGTCATGTCTGGAGTAAGGATAGAAAATTAGCCGGGATAAAAAGACCGGATGATGAACAGGCAGGTCATTATCAGATCAGCAGCCGTAACGGAGAGAGACTGGCTACTTTCTTCAACTGGCATCCCAATGGAAATGTTGACCGCCGGACAAACCTGTATTACCTTGAAACTAAAGATATGGGGGAAACCTGGCAAACGGCAGATCATGAGCAGGTTTCCCTGCCCGTAAGCCAAGTGGATCATCCTGCCCTGGTAGAAGAATATTTCAGTAAAAATCAGAATGTGTATCTGAAAGACATCAATTTTGACCATCAGGGCAATCCCATAGCCCTTTTCATTGTAAGTAACGGCCATAAAGCCGGTCCTGACAATGGCTTAAGACATTGGAAAATTGCTCACTGGAACGGTGAGAGCTGGAGAATCCACGATGTTTGTACTTCAGATCACAACTATGACATGGGAAGCCTGTATGTTGAAGAACATTTCTGGTGGGTGATAGCTCCTACAGCTTCAGGGCCTCAGCCCTGGGGTACAGGGGGCGATATGGTCATCTGGGAAAGCAGCAACCGGGGTGAATCCTGGAATAAGGTGATGCGGGTGACAGGCCAAAGCGAATACAATCACACTTATCTCAGGCGCCCTGTGAATGCTCATAGAGATTTCTACGGTTTTTGGGCCGACGGGGATCCCGGATCCTTCTCATCTTCCCGGCTATATTTTATGAACAAAGCCGGGAAAGTTTTTCCCTTGCCCTATGAAATGGACGGATCTTTCAAACGCATTCAAAGCGAATAAACATTTAAAATCGCGGAAAATCATTATATTTGTTAGTACCTTACTGGTCAAATTCTTGCATTTTTTGGCAAAACTTGGCCGGTAAAGGTACTTAAAGAAATTTTTGTAAATATTTAGTTATAAGAAGGTCGTATCGGATTTGCAGAACGAATTAACCTGAAGAATAATTCGGGTTAATTCTTTCATACATAAAATAAGCAACAACTAAAAAAACCATTATGAAGATCAACCAAGAATGCCTTAAAAGACCCCAAAAAGCAGAGAAATTGCTGTTAACGCTTGTGATAACCTTTATAACAGGCTTTTTTATTTTATCTTCCATGTCTGTATCAGCTCAGGAACCCAATGACTGGGAAAATCCGGCCGTATTTGAAAAAAATCAAACCGACCCCCACGTTTCAGTTGTTCCTTATCAGAATGATCAGACAGCGCTGGAATACAACCGGGAAAATTCTCCTTACTATCATTCCCTTGACGGTTACTGGAAATTTTCATGGGCAATCAATCCGGCAGAAGCCCCGGGAGATTTCTATCAGACGGATTATACGGTCAGTAACTGGGATGACATAACCGTTCCGGCCAACTGGCAAACCCATGGATATGGCCGGGTACATTACCGAAACGTGGGTCATGCATTTCCTTCCGATCCGCCCAATATTCCCCATGATTACAATCCTGTGGGTTCCTATAAAAAAACCTTCCAATTACCCCGGGAATGGGATGGGAGAGAAATTTTCCTCCATTTCGCCGGTGTAAAATCTGCCTTTTATGTGTGGGTGAATGGCGAAAAGGTAGGGTATGACCAGGGCTCCATGACACCCGCTGAATTCAACATCACCCCTTACCTTCAGGAGGGAGAAAACCAGGTGGCGGTTAAGGTCTATCGATTCTCCGATGGAACTTACCTTGAATGTCAGGATATGGTCCGTCTGAGCGGCATTTACCGGCGGGTGTACCTCTATTCCAAACCCAAAATGCATCTTAAGGATTTTTATGTCCGAACCGACCTGGATAAAGACTATCAGGATGCAAACCTGCTTATTGACGCCGAAATACAGAATAGCGCCAACAACGATCAGGAAAATTATTCTCTGAAGGCTACCTTGTATAATTCTGACGGAGAGCAGGTTTTCCTGGATAAATCGTTGGGCTCGGATATAAGTGTGAAATCCGAAACATTTAAAGAGATCACCTACAAAACAGAAGTAGAAAATCCCGACAAATGGTCTGCTGAATTTCCCAATCTGTATACGCTTATCATAAAACTGGTTGACCCGCAAGGAAATATTTCCGAAGTTGTCAGTGAAAAAGTGGGTTTCCGCCAGGTAGAAATAAAGGATCAGGCGATTCTGGTTAATGGAGTTCCGGTTACATTCAATGGAGTCAACTGGATACCCCATCATGCCAACCATGGCAAAGCGGTAACTGAAAATATGATGGTTCGGGATATTCAAACCATGAAACGCCACAACATCAATTGCATCCGCACCGCCCATTACCCTCCCGATCCGAAGCTGTTGGAGCTGGCCGATCAATACGGCATATACATTGTGGATGAAGCCAATATTGAGGCCCACGACAATACTTATCTTTCCGAAGAGCCGGCCTGGCGGGGAGCGTTCCTCGACAGGGTCACCCGGATGGTTCACCGCGACAAAAACCATCCCAGTGTGGTTATCTGGAGTGCCGGTAACGAAGCAGGTTCGGGAGAGCTTATGGCAGATGTGATTGATGCAGGGAAGGCTATAGACACAACGCGGCCCGGATGGCTGTATGGCGGCAATGCCGGCAGACTGCCCTTCGAAGATATTGTTGGCCCCCGGTATCCTACGGTTGAACGATTGACAGAAATTGCCAATTCACCCGGTGAATTTACCCGGCCTTCCTTCATGGATGAATATGCCCACGCTTACGGCAATGGCATGGGTAATCACCGCGGGCTCAGCCGGCTCATCCGTTCCACCCGCCGCTTAACAGGAGGAGCCGCCTGGGATTGGAAAAATCAGGGAATGGAACATTCCCGGCGCACCATCCCCGACAAATCCCCTTACGGCAATGACGCTGTATTGATGGGAGGAGCCCGCCTTACAGAAGGAAAATTCGGGAAAGCCCTTGATCTTAACGGCCATGACGACTGGGCACAGATTTATGAAGATCCTTCCCTGGATATCACCGGAAAATCCCTGACGTTGAGCGCCTGGATATACCCGCGCCCGTGGAAAGGAAAAAATCCCATTATAACCAAAGGCCGCGATCAGTATGCCCTCATACAGACAACCAGGGATACACTGGAGTTCAGTATATACGATGACAAGAAAGTTACAGTCGAGACCCGGGTTCCTGATGACTGGTATCAAAACTGGCATCATGTGAGTGGAGTATATGACGGATCCCGCCTTACTATCTATATCGACGGCCAACAACAAAATCATTTAGTTCACAGCGGTTCCATACACGACGGCGCCTCTCCTGTTAACATCGGCAGAACGTGGGGAACGGAATGGTTCTCCAATGCCATGATCGATGAGGTGAGGATCTACGAGAAAGCCCTTGCGGAGGAAGATATCAGGCAACTGGCAAATTCTGAAGCGGGGGAGGCATGCCTGTGGCTTACCTTCAACGATCAAAAAAATCAGGGAACGTATCTTGGGTACGGCATTTACTCGCAGCCCAATTCGACTGACGGAATAGTCTATACAAACGGAGAACCCCAGCCTGAGCTGATCCATATTGCCAAGAACCTCCAGCCCGTGGAAGTCGAAGCGGTAGACCTGGAAGAAGGGAAAGTTTCGGTCACCAACTACTTTCATTTTAGAAACCTCAACCAGCTAACCACCACCTGGGAAATGCTGGAAGACGGACAGGTGATTCAGTCAGGGAAAAGAGATCTACACATACCTGCCGGAAAGACCGATACCATTGACCTGTTTTATAACA
The DNA window shown above is from Bacteroidales bacterium and carries:
- a CDS encoding BNR-4 repeat-containing protein translates to MRLLILLNLFFLCCSVALAQQDTTFTRARGYKGIWFELGQVSTYGDKYSGGLGTYTAKHRPLAIYDTTSNKTFFVYGGTTGKNEKHLQCMISYYDHSAGKVSRPVVVYDKKGVDDPHDNPSLLIDDKGYLWVFVSGRGTARMGYKYRSTEPYKIDTFKQVSREEMTYPQPWYVPQRGYFHFFTKYSGMRELYFESSSDGHVWSKDRKLAGIKRPDDEQAGHYQISSRNGERLATFFNWHPNGNVDRRTNLYYLETKDMGETWQTADHEQVSLPVSQVDHPALVEEYFSKNQNVYLKDINFDHQGNPIALFIVSNGHKAGPDNGLRHWKIAHWNGESWRIHDVCTSDHNYDMGSLYVEEHFWWVIAPTASGPQPWGTGGDMVIWESSNRGESWNKVMRVTGQSEYNHTYLRRPVNAHRDFYGFWADGDPGSFSSSRLYFMNKAGKVFPLPYEMDGSFKRIQSE
- a CDS encoding DUF4981 domain-containing protein — translated: MKINQECLKRPQKAEKLLLTLVITFITGFFILSSMSVSAQEPNDWENPAVFEKNQTDPHVSVVPYQNDQTALEYNRENSPYYHSLDGYWKFSWAINPAEAPGDFYQTDYTVSNWDDITVPANWQTHGYGRVHYRNVGHAFPSDPPNIPHDYNPVGSYKKTFQLPREWDGREIFLHFAGVKSAFYVWVNGEKVGYDQGSMTPAEFNITPYLQEGENQVAVKVYRFSDGTYLECQDMVRLSGIYRRVYLYSKPKMHLKDFYVRTDLDKDYQDANLLIDAEIQNSANNDQENYSLKATLYNSDGEQVFLDKSLGSDISVKSETFKEITYKTEVENPDKWSAEFPNLYTLIIKLVDPQGNISEVVSEKVGFRQVEIKDQAILVNGVPVTFNGVNWIPHHANHGKAVTENMMVRDIQTMKRHNINCIRTAHYPPDPKLLELADQYGIYIVDEANIEAHDNTYLSEEPAWRGAFLDRVTRMVHRDKNHPSVVIWSAGNEAGSGELMADVIDAGKAIDTTRPGWLYGGNAGRLPFEDIVGPRYPTVERLTEIANSPGEFTRPSFMDEYAHAYGNGMGNHRGLSRLIRSTRRLTGGAAWDWKNQGMEHSRRTIPDKSPYGNDAVLMGGARLTEGKFGKALDLNGHDDWAQIYEDPSLDITGKSLTLSAWIYPRPWKGKNPIITKGRDQYALIQTTRDTLEFSIYDDKKVTVETRVPDDWYQNWHHVSGVYDGSRLTIYIDGQQQNHLVHSGSIHDGASPVNIGRTWGTEWFSNAMIDEVRIYEKALAEEDIRQLANSEAGEACLWLTFNDQKNQGTYLGYGIYSQPNSTDGIVYTNGEPQPELIHIAKNLQPVEVEAVDLEEGKVSVTNYFHFRNLNQLTTTWEMLEDGQVIQSGKRDLHIPAGKTDTIDLFYNKPETTPGSEYWLNISFRLKGKHGLIPDNHEMAWEQFNLPFHKEKPREKAKEKLPQIEVEEKDEAVIFSNTFFRCRISKETGKIISYRYEEKEYLEKPLGFNAWRAPILNEQRHIDREWREAGLDNLVHKVESFDMISAEPHKKQVEITGNVTGSGTGAGFKISSTLTILGNGELIISQEVDPNGELPPRLPKVGMQVGMNKEFSNLKWYGRGPIETYPGREMAAKVGIYNKTVQELFEPYIVPGDYGNRSGVRWAALTNDQGTGWLVSGDDLLNISAHLYSTHNLDRARYTYQLKRDNAVYFNIDHVVSGVGTKFHEPRDQYQVKTKPYSYTVRLKPVSNKDMVPVK